DNA sequence from the Amycolatopsis sp. Hca4 genome:
ACGGCAACCTCACCTGGAACACCGTCAACCAGCTGGCGCACCTCGACGTGCTGGGCACCGACAAGGCGCTGTGCATCGCGCCGCTGTTCCACTGCGTCGGGCTGGGCCAGATCACGCTGCCGACGCTGTTCAAGGGTGGCAGTGTGGAGCCGGTGGCGAAGTTCGACCCGGGCACCATCCTCGCCCGCATCGGCGCCGCCGGCATCACCAGCTTCTCGGCGGTGCCCACGATGCTGGAGATGATGTGCCGCCACGAGGACTGGGAGCGCACCGACCTGAGCTCGCTGACGTGCGTGCTCTACGGCGGGTCGCCGGTGGCCGAGCGCGTCGCCCGCGCGTGGCTCGACCGCGGGGTGCAGCTCCTGCAGGGCTACGGCATGACCGAGGCCGCTCCGGGCGTCTCGATGGCCACCCACGAGGGCACGCCGGCCCACCCGGTCGCCGCCGGGGTGCCGCACTTCTTCACCGACGTTGCGGCGCTCGGCCCCGACCTGGCGCCGCAGCCCCTCTCCGGGACGCCGGCCGAGCTGCTCGTCCGCGGCCCGCACGTCTTCGGCGGCTACTGGAACCGGCCGGAGGAGTCGAAGGCGAGCTTCGTCGACGGCGCCTGGTTCCGCACCGGTGACGTCGTCCGGGTCGACGACGACGGCTGGGCCCACGTGGTCGACCGGGTCAAGGACATGATCATCTCCGGCGGGGAAAACGTGTACCCGGCCGAGATCGAGGCGGTCGCCGCCCGGCTCGACGCGGTCGACGCCTGCGCGGTGGTCGGGGTGCCCGACGACCGCTGGGGCGAGGCCGGTGCGGCGTTCGTCGTGGTCCGCCCCGGGGCGCAGCTGGACGAGCCGCAGTTCCGCGCCCACCTCGAACGGCACCTGGCCCGCTACAAGATCCCGAAGCACATCCGGTTCACCGGCACCCTGCCCCGCAACGCCACCGGCAAGATCCGCCGCGTCGAACTCCGCGCGCTGGCCGCCGAAACCTTCACGAACGGACCCGCATGACCGCCCCACTCCTGCCCCCGTCGCTGCGCCTGGAGCTGCGGGACGACGTCGCCGTGCTGTGGCTGGCCCGTCCCGAAAAGCGCAACGCCCTCGACGACGCCACCGTGCTCGGCCTCGAGTCGTTCTTCGGCAGCCCGCCGCCGGGGATCAAGGCCGTCGTCCTCGACGCCGTCGGCGACCACTTCTCCGCCGGGCTCGACCTGTCCGAGCTCACCGAGCGGGACGCCTTCGAGGGCCTGGAGCACTCGATGATGTGGCACCGCGCCTTCGAGCGGCTCGAACGCGGCCGCGTCCCGGTGGTCGCGGTGCTCAAGGGCGCGGTCGTCGGCGGCGGCCTGGAACTGGCGGCCGCCGCGCACATCCGCGTGGCCGAGCCGTCGGCGTTCTACGCCCTGCCGGAGGGCCAGCGCGGGCTGTTCGTCGGCGGCGGCGCGTCGGTGCGGGTGCCGCGGCTGATCGGCGCGCACCGGATGGCCGACATGATGCTCACCGGCCGCGTGCTCGACGCCGACGAAGGCCACGCCGCCGGGTTGTCGCACTACCGCGTCGAAAACGGCCTGGAGCACGCGCTCGGCCTGGCCCGCAAGATCGCGGACAACTCGCCGATCACGAACTTCGCCGTCCTGCAGGCCCTGCCCCGCATCGCCGAGGCCAACCCGGCCGAGGGCTACCTGATGGAGGCGCTGATGGCCGCCATCGCCGGCGGCAGCGCCGAGGCGAAGGAACGGATGCAGGCGTTCCTCGACAAGCGCGCGGGGAAGGTGGGCCGGTGATCCTGCGCCCGGTCGCACCCGACGTCCGCGAAACCACCGAGATCGGCCGGTACCTGCGGTGGCTGGCCGACCGCGGGCACTCCTTCGACGGCTACGCGGACCTGCACCGCTGGTCGGTGACCGACCTCGCCGGCTTCTGGTCCTCGATCCGGGACTTCTTCGGCGTCCGCTTCGCCACCCCGGCCACCGCGGTGGTCCCCGACCGGACCATGCCCGGCACGGAGTGGTTCCCCGGCGCCACCCTCAACTACGCCGAACACGCGCTCGGTCACGGGCCGGGCGACGCGGCCGCGGTCATCGCCTACTCCCAGACGCGCGAACGCACCGAGCTGACCTGGGACGAGCTGCG
Encoded proteins:
- a CDS encoding crotonase/enoyl-CoA hydratase family protein; amino-acid sequence: MTAPLLPPSLRLELRDDVAVLWLARPEKRNALDDATVLGLESFFGSPPPGIKAVVLDAVGDHFSAGLDLSELTERDAFEGLEHSMMWHRAFERLERGRVPVVAVLKGAVVGGGLELAAAAHIRVAEPSAFYALPEGQRGLFVGGGASVRVPRLIGAHRMADMMLTGRVLDADEGHAAGLSHYRVENGLEHALGLARKIADNSPITNFAVLQALPRIAEANPAEGYLMEALMAAIAGGSAEAKERMQAFLDKRAGKVGR
- a CDS encoding long-chain fatty acid--CoA ligase, yielding MNLPDFGLGSWPARRARINPDRTALVQADRSPTYAELAGRVERLAGALIRLGVRPGDRVAYLGVNDITVFETLFATARCGAIFVPLNYRLSPTEIRYMLDDCGASVLVHSPDTAELVAAAGALPDGVVIATDPAAGTFEAEIAEAGPAPDTAVGLEDPCLLLYTSGTTGRPKAAVLTHGNLTWNTVNQLAHLDVLGTDKALCIAPLFHCVGLGQITLPTLFKGGSVEPVAKFDPGTILARIGAAGITSFSAVPTMLEMMCRHEDWERTDLSSLTCVLYGGSPVAERVARAWLDRGVQLLQGYGMTEAAPGVSMATHEGTPAHPVAAGVPHFFTDVAALGPDLAPQPLSGTPAELLVRGPHVFGGYWNRPEESKASFVDGAWFRTGDVVRVDDDGWAHVVDRVKDMIISGGENVYPAEIEAVAARLDAVDACAVVGVPDDRWGEAGAAFVVVRPGAQLDEPQFRAHLERHLARYKIPKHIRFTGTLPRNATGKIRRVELRALAAETFTNGPA